The DNA window TCGGCGGCGACACCCGCTCGTGGGAGCCTCAGGTCCGGTACTTTGCCCGGCGTTATCGCGTGGTCACCTACAACCATCGCGGTTATCCGCCCTCGGCCGTCCCCAAGGCCGCCCGCGATTACTCCCAAGACCTCCTGGTCGGTGACCTCCACCAGCTCCTGAAGCATCTCGGCTTCGGCCCCGTGCATCTCGGCGGCTGCTCGATGGGGGCCAACGTCGCCCGCGACTTCGCCATCGCGCATCCGGAGATGACGAGGAGCCTGATCATGGTGGGGGCCGGCGCCGGGTCAGTGAACCGCGAGGAGTTCTTGCAGGGCCAGGCGGCGACGGCGGCGGCCCTCGAGCGCGAGGGCATGGCGGCCCTGATCCGGCACTTCGAGAGCGCGCCGAACCGCGCCGCGTTCAAGCAGAAGGACCCCCGCGGCTTCGCCGAATTCCTGCGCCAGGTCGGCGAGCACGACGCCCAGGCGTGCGCGCACCTGGCCCGGGAGGTGATGTCCAAGCGCAAGACAGTCTTCGACGTGGAGGCGGGGCTGAAGGCGCTGCGCGTCCCGACCCTCATCATGGTGGGCGATCAGGATGCGCCGTGCGTCGAGCCCTCGCTCGCGATGCGCGGCCGCATCCCGCACTCGGGCTTGATCGTGTTTCCGGCCAGCGGTCACACGCTGAACATCGAGGAGCCGGGAGCCTTCAACTTCCACGTCGCCGAGTTCTTGGCCGCCGTCGAGGGCGGCCGCTGGGCCGGCTGGTCACGCTGACGCGGCGACTCCTGGCCGGGCCGGGAACGGCGCTGGCGCCGTCAGACAGGGAGGAACAGAGATGAGAGACAAGATCACGGTCCTGAACCCGGTGGGCTTCCCCCCCAAGGTGACCCGGAAAGAGCTCGCGCTGCGCCTTTCCACGCTCGAGGGCAAGACGGTCTACCTGGTCGACTGCCGCTTCGACGACTCGGACGTCTTCCTCAAGCAGATGCAGGCCTGGTTCGCCGAGCACCTGCCCGGCGTCAAGACGATCTTCAAGCCGATCTCCAGCGTGTACCTCCACGACGACCCGGCCACCTGGGAGGAGATCAAGGCGCGGGGAGACGCCGCGGTCGTCGGCGTCGGCCACTGAAGCACCTGCGCGCCGGCGGTCGCCGCGCACGCGATGACGATCGAGGCGAAGTACGGCGTCCCTACCGTGGCCGTTCACACCGACAAGTTCGACCGTGTGGTCCGCGCGGTCGCCGCCACCAACGGGATGCGCGGGCTCCGGCAGGTCTTCGTCCCTCAGCCCGTCATGGGCAAGTCCGCCCGCGAGCTGCGCGCCTACGTCGACGGCCGGGACCCGCTCACCGGCCGGCCGGTCATGCAGGAGGTGATCGAGGGGCTGACGCGGCCGTTCGACGACGGAGACCTCGGCCCGGCCGAATTCGACCGGGCCACGCCGCGGCTGGTCGAGCCCGACACCGAGGAGAATCTCGACCGGCTGTTCCTCGAGCGGGATTGGACGGACAAGCTCCCGATCGTCCTGCCCACCGAGGGGCGGGTGGCGGCGATGGTGGCCGGGACGCGTCGCAAGCCCGACGAGGTCGTGGGGCGCATGCGGCCGACTCACTTCCGCGAGGCCTGGGAGTACACGGTCGAGAAGGTCGCGGTGAACGCCGTGATGGCGGGCGCGAGGCCGGAGTACTTCCCCGTGATCCTGGCGCTGGCCGCCACCGGCGTGAGCGCGCGGGGCAGCACGACCAGCTCGATGGCGGCCATGGCCGTCGTCAACGGACCGATGCGTCACGAGATCGGGATGAACGCCGGAACCGGCGCCCTGGCGCCCTACAACCACGCCAACGCCACCATCGGCCGGGCCTACGGCCTCCTCTCGCAAAATCTACAAGGCGGCTCGGTGCCCGGGCTCACCTACATGGGCTCCATGGGCAACAACTACGCCTACAACAGCGTCACCTTCGCCGAGAACGAGGAGCGGAGCCCGTGGGAGCCGTTTCACGTCCAGCATGGATTGCGTCCGACCGACAGCGCCGTGAGCGTTTTCGCAGGCTGCCGCTCCACCGCCTTCACGCTCGGGCTGCGGGAGCGGCACTGGCGCGAGCACGTCGGCAACATGCTGCGGGGGATGGACCCCCACATCCCGCCGACGCTTCTGCTCGACCCCATCACGGCGCGGCAGTTCATCGACCGGGGCGGGTTCGTGAAGAAGGACGCGCTCATCGACTGGCTCTACGAGGCCGCCCGCATGCCCGCCGGCGAGTACTGGGACTACCAGCTCGTCCAGAACTACCTCTACCCGCGCGCCACCTTCGGCGAGGAGCCGTGGGCCTCGAAGCTCAAGGCCGCCCCCGACGAGCTGATCCCGATGTTCCGGCGCGAGGACATCCACGTCGTGGTCGTCGGCGGCGAGACCAACGGCTACTGGCGCATCATGGGCTGCACCTACCAGAAGACCGTCTCCGTCGACGCGTGGCGGTAGGCCGGACCTTCTCCACGGCGCCGCGCCCCGCTCGTGCTCCGTCTGGGAAGTCATGTTAACGATCGCCGCGCTCGCGCCGCTGCCAGCGGGGCCGACGGGCACGTGCGGCAGGGATCGCGGG is part of the Candidatus Methylomirabilota bacterium genome and encodes:
- a CDS encoding alpha/beta hydrolase, with translation MPIAHVNGVELHYEETGQGVPLVWSHEFGGDTRSWEPQVRYFARRYRVVTYNHRGYPPSAVPKAARDYSQDLLVGDLHQLLKHLGFGPVHLGGCSMGANVARDFAIAHPEMTRSLIMVGAGAGSVNREEFLQGQAATAAALEREGMAALIRHFESAPNRAAFKQKDPRGFAEFLRQVGEHDAQACAHLAREVMSKRKTVFDVEAGLKALRVPTLIMVGDQDAPCVEPSLAMRGRIPHSGLIVFPASGHTLNIEEPGAFNFHVAEFLAAVEGGRWAGWSR
- a CDS encoding UGSC family (seleno)protein; translated protein: MTIEAKYGVPTVAVHTDKFDRVVRAVAATNGMRGLRQVFVPQPVMGKSARELRAYVDGRDPLTGRPVMQEVIEGLTRPFDDGDLGPAEFDRATPRLVEPDTEENLDRLFLERDWTDKLPIVLPTEGRVAAMVAGTRRKPDEVVGRMRPTHFREAWEYTVEKVAVNAVMAGARPEYFPVILALAATGVSARGSTTSSMAAMAVVNGPMRHEIGMNAGTGALAPYNHANATIGRAYGLLSQNLQGGSVPGLTYMGSMGNNYAYNSVTFAENEERSPWEPFHVQHGLRPTDSAVSVFAGCRSTAFTLGLRERHWREHVGNMLRGMDPHIPPTLLLDPITARQFIDRGGFVKKDALIDWLYEAARMPAGEYWDYQLVQNYLYPRATFGEEPWASKLKAAPDELIPMFRREDIHVVVVGGETNGYWRIMGCTYQKTVSVDAWR